In Streptomyces qaidamensis, one DNA window encodes the following:
- a CDS encoding phosphotransferase family protein yields the protein MNSAPGPLLTGLTAQARATAHARSPACPCGAATLADRPDGTVVRHADTVAKAHPLDATPAELTGRLTLAARHPGILLPPLDPTPVDLHGRLVTFWPYGTPVDPDDPDAAPWEAAAALLARLHRSPAPEGLPVMRGPAKAARAVARLREAGPHPAVAPVLRAWATLPPWARAEAPMPHTATLCHGDLHLGQLVRHPAADGPWLLIDVDDLGVGVPAWDLARPAAWYACGLLPPGAWTRFLTAYREAGGPAVPVEGDPWPALDVPARALTAQTAARAVAKAVAAGRPLDEVEQTVVDACDRMATVPPQLVQEHAK from the coding sequence GTGAACTCCGCCCCCGGCCCGCTCCTGACCGGCCTCACCGCCCAGGCCCGAGCCACCGCCCACGCCCGCTCACCGGCCTGCCCCTGCGGCGCGGCCACGCTCGCGGACCGCCCGGACGGCACTGTCGTACGCCATGCGGACACCGTCGCGAAGGCCCACCCCCTGGACGCGACCCCCGCCGAGCTCACCGGCCGCCTCACCCTCGCCGCCCGCCACCCCGGCATCCTCCTGCCCCCACTGGATCCCACCCCGGTCGACCTGCACGGCCGCCTGGTGACGTTCTGGCCGTACGGCACGCCGGTGGATCCCGACGACCCGGACGCCGCACCCTGGGAAGCCGCCGCCGCACTCCTCGCCCGTCTCCACCGCAGCCCGGCTCCGGAAGGCCTGCCCGTCATGCGCGGCCCCGCCAAAGCGGCCCGGGCCGTCGCCCGGCTCCGAGAGGCCGGACCGCACCCGGCGGTCGCACCCGTCCTGCGCGCCTGGGCCACCCTCCCGCCCTGGGCCCGGGCCGAGGCCCCGATGCCGCACACCGCCACCCTCTGCCACGGCGACCTCCATCTCGGCCAGCTCGTACGACACCCCGCAGCCGACGGGCCCTGGCTGCTGATAGACGTGGACGACCTCGGCGTCGGTGTCCCCGCCTGGGACCTCGCCCGCCCCGCCGCCTGGTATGCCTGTGGTCTGCTCCCGCCCGGCGCATGGACCCGGTTCCTCACCGCCTATCGGGAGGCCGGCGGCCCGGCCGTCCCCGTCGAGGGCGACCCCTGGCCCGCCCTCGACGTCCCCGCGCGTGCCCTCACCGCGCAGACCGCGGCCCGGGCCGTCGCCAAGGCGGTTGCGGCCGGGCGCCCGTTGGACGAGGTGGAGCAGACGGTTGTGGACGCCTGTGACCGAATGGCTACCGTCCCGCCCCAGTTGGTGCAGGAACACGCGAAGTAG
- a CDS encoding zf-TFIIB domain-containing protein: MQCPKCRAPMHTYNRNGVQIEQCSGCRGIFLDYGELESLTRLEAQWSQAAPPPPPAPQAYPAPPAPAWGAPHGGHGHHGHHGHHRNKSFGRMLFSS, from the coding sequence ATGCAGTGTCCGAAGTGCCGTGCGCCGATGCACACGTACAACCGCAACGGTGTCCAGATCGAGCAGTGCAGCGGGTGCCGCGGGATCTTTCTCGACTACGGCGAGCTGGAGTCCCTGACCCGCCTTGAGGCCCAGTGGTCCCAGGCCGCCCCGCCGCCCCCGCCCGCCCCGCAGGCCTACCCCGCCCCTCCGGCCCCCGCCTGGGGTGCCCCGCACGGCGGCCACGGTCATCACGGCCACCACGGTCACCACCGCAACAAGAGCTTCGGCCGGATGCTGTTCTCGTCCTGA